The genomic region ACCATCATCCACCCCTTACCATAGGGATCCTGGTTAACCAATTCAGGGGAATCAATGACCTCATTATTTACCTCCACCACTTCGCCGCTAACCGGCACATACAAATCGCTGGCAGTTTTAACAGACTCCACTACACCAAAGGTATCGTCTACCTCCACGGTATCCCCTACAGATGGCAGTTCTACAAAAACAATATCGCCCAGGGATTCTTGAGCAAAATCAGTGATCCCTACAATAGCTCGGTTTCCGTCTACTTTTACCCATTCATGTTCTTTACTGTACTTTAAATCAGCTGG from Desulfotomaculum nigrificans DSM 574 harbors:
- the gcvH gene encoding glycine cleavage system protein GcvH, producing the protein MKVPADLKYSKEHEWVKVDGNRAIVGITDFAQESLGDIVFVELPSVGDTVEVDDTFGVVESVKTASDLYVPVSGEVVEVNNEVIDSPELVNQDPYGKGWMMVVEMSDPSQLDNLMSAEEYKAMVEEGN